A single genomic interval of Salinarchaeum sp. IM2453 harbors:
- a CDS encoding DNA primase regulatory subunit PriL (p41; involved in priming for DNA replication; forms a heterodimer of small and large subunit (Pfup41 and Pfup46); primase from Pyrococcus furiosus uses deoxyribonucleotides as a substrate and can synthesize long DNA strands in vitro which means it may be involved in both de novo primer synthesis and elongation; enzyme from Sulfolobus solfataricus has higher affinity for ribonucleotides and also possesses 3'-terminal nucleotidyl transferase activity; priming is stimulated by thymine-rich synthetic bubbles), protein MDRLHARYPFFESARTAVENAGIDLLDVVENETAVVRRSKARIKSGLSEGHIGDPRRNRVELLSYPVARVLISLIDDPMATDTYARAEAATARQRFEADIGTKDTGRSIQRPQLTISRLLDEFNLSHQITQNRDGSFQMDVSTYLQLSRNLEDQKWRLVERAVTAGEVPVTEEELLMLLEEAVVNRVTEGLPLQVPDSIADTLAEEKEELSELLAGHEFSLSYETIDEPAFPPCMTALLRQIRSGDSVELPGQFAVVAFLAGMEMDKDEVYEFIDQEISKEEIAYQLAHLRDKRGGEYAPPSCTTMVEYDLCVNKDELCKEINHPIEYYERKIDQ, encoded by the coding sequence ATGGACCGGTTGCACGCCCGGTATCCGTTCTTCGAAAGCGCACGAACTGCTGTTGAGAATGCGGGAATCGACCTGTTGGATGTGGTTGAAAATGAGACTGCAGTTGTTCGTCGAAGCAAAGCGCGGATTAAATCGGGACTGTCAGAAGGACACATTGGCGATCCGCGCAGGAATCGCGTTGAGTTACTCTCATATCCAGTGGCTCGAGTACTTATTTCGCTGATTGATGACCCAATGGCAACTGACACATACGCTAGAGCAGAAGCAGCGACTGCTCGACAGCGATTTGAGGCAGATATTGGAACAAAAGACACAGGGCGTTCCATACAGAGGCCACAGTTGACAATCAGCCGTCTGCTTGATGAGTTTAATCTCAGCCATCAGATTACACAGAATCGAGATGGATCGTTTCAGATGGACGTATCCACATATCTGCAACTCTCAAGAAATCTTGAAGATCAGAAATGGCGACTGGTGGAGCGGGCTGTCACAGCTGGAGAAGTTCCAGTCACCGAAGAAGAATTGTTGATGTTGCTTGAGGAGGCAGTTGTAAATCGAGTCACAGAGGGATTACCACTGCAAGTGCCCGATTCGATTGCGGATACACTAGCCGAAGAGAAAGAAGAACTCTCTGAGCTGCTCGCAGGACATGAGTTTTCGCTGTCGTACGAAACAATAGACGAGCCTGCATTTCCTCCATGCATGACTGCACTACTTCGTCAAATTCGGTCGGGAGATTCGGTTGAATTACCCGGGCAATTTGCAGTAGTTGCATTTTTGGCAGGGATGGAGATGGATAAAGACGAGGTATATGAGTTCATAGATCAGGAGATAAGTAAAGAAGAAATCGCATACCAGTTAGCGCATCTACGAGATAAAAGGGGTGGCGAGTATGCACCCCCAAGTTGTACGACAATGGTTGAGTATGATCTGTGTGTGAACAAGGATGAGCTATGCAAGGAGATCAACCATCCTATTGAATATTACGAGCGAAAGATCGACCAATGA